One Ostrea edulis chromosome 2, xbOstEdul1.1, whole genome shotgun sequence genomic region harbors:
- the LOC125681507 gene encoding uncharacterized protein LOC125681507: protein MLSMKTNREMDIYKRQYKSQEFARELNKREQRRLDQEVGGRGGIEAEYRFNLDKVNQERKEIEKELNKIRGGVHKQLGHHATLSSDKKFYHPKFKDFGMKDTSGRSPRLQRKALTDSNSRERESSPMDAEMLIEYLQNFNKEHAQEHNAILDGIKGSGRFNQNKYNDLPHVQINPLIISDQSEVSEAENANDSEEQKQYIQTLSDSQPQGTLSNGQAGTKEIFLQIENRSESGETTNMSSPRHNAARRLSADKGNHVTPGASSPRHSPTRRLSSDQGKHVNSVANDTVYGHPRHSPTRRLSSDQGKHVISVANDAVHGHPRHSPTRRLSSDQGKHVNSVANDAVHGHPRHSPTRRLSSDQGKHVNSVANEAVHGHPRHSPTRRLSMDKGVHASPIHIDDEPTEQWKEVTEIENENVLKEVETEDVKIRPIVPLEYVEVEQKPSKLAIGPESFNPDGSLKTMYTAPSFESSWEEAKKARYIRTREPLDRDRQLSANEIFDKTS from the coding sequence atgcTATCAATGAAGACAAACAGAGAAATGGATATATACAAAAGGCAATATAAATCTCAGGAATTTGCACGTGAGCTCAACAAGCGAGAGCAGCGACGCCTCGACCAAGAGGTCGGTGGGAGGGGTGGGATAGAGGCCGAGTACAGGTTCAACTTGGACAAGGTTAACCAGGAACGCAAGGAGATAGAAAAGGAACTGAACAAAATTCGCGGCGGCGTACACAAGCAGCTCGGCCATCATGCTACTTTATCAAGCGACAAGAAATTCTACCATCCCAAATTCAAGGACTTTGGGATGAAAGACACGAGCGGCAGGAGTCCAAGATTGCAAAGAAAGGCGCTCACAGACAGCAACTCACGTGAAAGAGAATCGAGTCCAATGGACGCCGAGATGCTTATTGAGTATCTTCAGAATTTCAATAAAGAGCATGCGCAAGAACATAATGCTATTCTTGATGGGATCAAAGGTTCAGGTCGCttcaatcaaaataaatataatgatcTTCCACATGTGCAAATAAATCCATTGATAATATCAGATCAGTCAGAGGTTAGTGAAGCGGAAAACGCAAATGACTCTGAAGAACAGAAGcaatatatacaaacattaAGTGACAGTCAGCCACAGGGCACTCTATCTAACGGCCAGGCTGGTACGAAAGAAATATTCCTACAAATCGAGAACAGAAGCGAAAGTGGAGAAACAACGAATATGAGTTCGCCGCGGCATAACGCAGCCAGGCGTTTGTCGGCAGACAAAGGGAATCACGTAACGCCAGGAGCAAGTTCTCCAAGACACAGCCCGACCAGACGACTTTCTAGTGACCAAGGAAAACACGTTAATTCTGTAGCCAACGATACTGTTTATGGACACCCAAGACACAGCCCGACCAGACGACTTTCAAGTGACCAAGGAAAACACGTTATTTCTGTAGCCAACGATGCTGTTCATGGACACCCAAGACACAGCCCGACCAGACGACTTTCAAGTGACCAAGGAAAACACGTCAATTCTGTCGCCAACGATGCTGTTCATGGACACCCAAGACACAGCCCGACCAGACGACTTTCTAGTGACCAAGGAAAACACGTCAATTCTGTCGCCAACGAAGCTGTTCATGGACACCCAAGACACAGCCCGACCAGACGACTTTCTATGGATAAAGGAGTACACGCATCGCCCATTCATATCGATGACGAGCCGACAGAGCAATGGAAAGAGGTTACAgagattgaaaatgaaaatgttttgaaagaaGTTGAAACAGAAGATGTGAAAATACGACCCATTGTTCCATTGGAATATGTTGAAGTGGAACAAAAACCGAGCAAACTAGCTATCGGCCCAGAATCTTTTAACCCAGACGGATCATTGAAAACTATGTATACGGCACCATCGTTTGAATCGTCTTGGGAGGAAGCGAAAAAAGCTAGATATATTAGAACCCGGGAACCTTTGGATAGGGATAGACAGTTGAGTGctaatgaaatatttgacaaaACTTCATAA